A DNA window from Bradyrhizobium sp. CCBAU 53421 contains the following coding sequences:
- a CDS encoding alkaline phosphatase family protein, translated as MRDRHKSRWLQGCRLTLSALALGQFTAGPVLAQDWDHHGGHGTRSPIKHVIVIIGENRSFDHVFATYVPERHDQSVFNLLSQGIVKLDHNKNAIPGPNFEKAHQQAATDTGLNDAFLLSPPKQNFPKDQLPAPLVGGPKVSYIPNKCGSSPITTCEASLVLAQQSESGLPSEYYQFLLSGGTGQTSQTPDQRITNVSALPAGPFQLTNTDAMPYDSYSASPVHRFYQMWQQLNCSHSAASRDNPSGCGGNLFAWVEVTVGAGANGAAQPSNFSTDYSPTATTTGEGSTALGFYNVQKGDVPYFTSLAQKYAMSDNFHQSVNGGTGANHIMFGHADMLYFSDTYGNAAVPPNGTQVFGGTPDAGIVHQIENPNPASGTNNWYTEDGYGAGGNGGFPPPFQTSPVSGGGSYSDCSDPGQPGVKPILDYLKGIHINANCEPGHYYLLNNYNPGYFGNGKNAYTDTNPSNTPFTIPPSTRKSIGDSLNERNISWKYYGDQWNNYVNDPYQLNWGVAGPNADEYCNICNPFQYDTSIMSHPDQVAAHIKDSVDLYSDLSKHTLPAVSIVKPSGFTDGHPSSSKLNLFEGFTKKIVDQVQASDYAKDTAIFITFDEGGGYFDSGYVQPLDYFGDGTRIPLIVVSPFLRQGHISHEYADHVSIIKFIERNWRLEPITHRSRDNYPNPVATPGNPYVPVNSPALSDLFDFFDFDGGGHHHGDGNDQGGNWNN; from the coding sequence CGACAGGCACAAGTCACGTTGGCTGCAAGGTTGCCGCCTCACCCTCAGCGCACTTGCGCTAGGCCAGTTCACCGCCGGCCCGGTGCTTGCGCAGGACTGGGATCATCACGGTGGACACGGGACCCGCTCGCCGATCAAGCACGTGATCGTCATCATCGGCGAGAACCGCAGCTTCGACCACGTGTTCGCGACCTACGTGCCCGAACGGCACGACCAGAGCGTGTTCAACCTGCTCTCGCAGGGCATCGTCAAGCTCGATCACAACAAGAACGCGATCCCCGGGCCCAATTTCGAGAAGGCGCACCAGCAGGCAGCGACGGATACCGGCCTGAACGATGCCTTCCTGCTGAGCCCGCCGAAGCAGAACTTCCCCAAGGATCAACTGCCGGCTCCGCTGGTCGGCGGCCCCAAGGTCTCCTACATCCCGAACAAATGCGGCAGCTCGCCGATCACCACCTGTGAGGCGTCGCTCGTGCTGGCGCAGCAGTCGGAATCCGGCCTGCCGTCCGAGTACTATCAGTTCCTGCTGTCCGGCGGCACCGGTCAGACCTCGCAGACCCCCGACCAGCGCATCACCAATGTCAGCGCGCTGCCGGCCGGACCGTTCCAGCTCACCAACACCGATGCGATGCCTTACGACTCCTATTCGGCAAGCCCGGTGCATCGCTTCTACCAGATGTGGCAGCAGCTCAACTGCAGTCACTCGGCGGCGAGCCGCGACAATCCGTCCGGCTGCGGCGGCAATCTGTTCGCCTGGGTCGAAGTGACCGTCGGCGCCGGCGCCAACGGCGCGGCGCAGCCCTCCAACTTCTCCACGGACTATTCGCCGACGGCGACGACCACGGGTGAAGGCTCGACGGCGCTCGGCTTCTACAACGTGCAGAAGGGCGACGTGCCCTACTTCACGTCGCTGGCGCAGAAATACGCGATGAGCGACAACTTCCACCAGTCCGTCAACGGCGGCACCGGCGCCAACCACATCATGTTCGGCCATGCCGACATGCTCTACTTCAGCGACACCTACGGCAACGCCGCCGTGCCGCCGAACGGCACGCAGGTGTTCGGCGGCACGCCCGACGCCGGCATCGTCCATCAGATCGAGAATCCGAATCCGGCTTCAGGCACCAACAACTGGTACACCGAGGACGGTTACGGCGCCGGCGGCAATGGCGGCTTCCCGCCGCCCTTCCAGACGAGCCCGGTGTCCGGCGGCGGCTCCTACAGCGACTGCTCGGATCCGGGCCAGCCCGGCGTCAAGCCGATCCTGGACTACCTGAAGGGGATCCACATCAACGCGAACTGCGAACCGGGCCACTACTATCTCTTGAACAACTACAATCCCGGTTACTTCGGCAACGGCAAGAACGCCTACACCGACACCAATCCGTCCAACACCCCGTTCACGATTCCGCCGTCGACCCGCAAGAGCATCGGCGACAGCCTGAACGAGCGGAACATCTCCTGGAAGTATTACGGCGACCAGTGGAACAACTACGTCAACGATCCCTACCAGCTTAACTGGGGCGTAGCCGGTCCGAACGCCGACGAGTACTGCAACATCTGCAACCCGTTCCAGTACGACACCTCGATCATGTCGCACCCGGACCAGGTCGCAGCCCATATCAAGGATTCGGTTGATCTCTACTCCGACCTTTCCAAGCACACGCTGCCGGCGGTCTCCATCGTCAAGCCGAGCGGCTTCACCGACGGTCACCCGTCGTCCTCCAAGCTCAATTTGTTCGAGGGCTTCACCAAGAAGATCGTCGACCAGGTCCAGGCCTCGGACTATGCGAAGGACACCGCGATCTTCATCACCTTCGACGAAGGCGGCGGCTACTTCGACTCCGGCTATGTGCAGCCGCTCGATTATTTCGGCGACGGCACCCGTATTCCGCTGATCGTGGTGTCGCCGTTCTTGCGGCAAGGCCACATCTCGCATGAATATGCCGATCACGTCTCGATCATCAAATTCATCGAGCGGAATTGGCGCCTGGAGCCGATCACGCACCGCAGCCGCGACAACTACCCGAACCCGGTTGCGACGCCCGGCAATCCCTATGTTCCGGTCAACAGCCCGGCGCTCAGCGACCTGTTCGACTTCTTCGACTTCGACGGTGGCGGCCATCACCACGGTGACGGCAACGACCAGGGCGGCAACTGGAACAACTGA